In Paenibacillus sp. G2S3, a single window of DNA contains:
- a CDS encoding HAD family hydrolase, translating into MIYASDLDRTLIYSLGAIGVPENTPGLIPAEIIEGKTRSYISQQALNQLMDLNTRIIFIPVTTRTIQQYKRINLFQETVIPDYAVTSNGGNILIGGVVDKEWRESIGRLVARHSAGAEEVRSYIKAVVREDWIISENYCDDLFYSFMVYRDQLPLDEITNLSDRLYNLGWRVSLQGRKLYAVPAAVNKSDAILHLRRTVRSEPMVASGDSLLDKSLLESADYAIAPCHGEIFAEQQSGLVKSRYPFTKESGVFAGDEILQYVNMIYNNLTALGVGPL; encoded by the coding sequence ATGATATATGCTAGTGATCTAGATCGTACTTTGATTTATTCTTTAGGTGCAATAGGTGTGCCGGAGAATACCCCAGGTCTAATTCCGGCGGAAATTATAGAAGGAAAGACGAGATCTTACATTTCGCAGCAAGCATTAAATCAGCTGATGGATCTGAACACACGGATTATTTTCATCCCGGTTACTACGCGTACGATACAACAATATAAGCGTATTAATCTGTTTCAAGAAACGGTCATACCTGACTATGCGGTTACAAGCAATGGGGGAAATATCCTAATCGGTGGAGTTGTCGATAAGGAATGGAGAGAATCAATCGGTAGATTGGTCGCTCGTCATTCTGCTGGGGCTGAAGAGGTTCGATCGTATATCAAGGCGGTTGTACGTGAGGATTGGATCATTAGCGAGAATTATTGTGATGATCTATTCTATTCCTTCATGGTTTATCGGGATCAGTTACCTTTAGATGAAATCACTAATCTATCAGATCGGCTCTACAACCTCGGCTGGAGAGTTTCTTTACAAGGCCGCAAGCTGTACGCTGTGCCGGCTGCCGTGAACAAAAGCGATGCTATACTCCATTTGCGGCGCACCGTTCGCTCTGAACCTATGGTGGCCTCCGGGGATTCACTGCTAGATAAGAGTCTGCTTGAGAGTGCCGACTATGCTATTGCCCCTTGCCATGGTGAAATATTTGCAGAGCAACAGAGTGGTCTTGTAAAATCAAGATATCCATTTACGAAAGAATCAGGTGTATTTGCTGGAGATGAGATTTTGCAGTATGTAAATATGATCTATAATAATCTAACTGCATTGGGAGTGGGGCCACTATGA
- a CDS encoding cysteine protease StiP family protein codes for MKGTSNHKVMDKKIAEPVPLGSYSPSDVTFLLKDLSDVSLELATEEREEAIQSGVHYSEMLPVEYQPTEQYIDLFHETLQQSAKKVALAVAIVSEMIVARRGLSTVLVSLARAGTPIGILIKRYIAERYEVDLPHYSISIIRGKGIDENAILYILQKHGLDADLQFVDGWTGKGAIRGVLIDSCNTLYEKYGIRLNDDLAVLADPGNCAGMFGTREDYLIPSACLNSTVSGLMSRTVLHADLIGPEEFHGSKFYKEWLDADESNVFIDTICPYFPSVVAEAKRVAEQMLEHPPEITWQGLRDIQSIQETFGIDNINLIKPGVGETTRVLLRRVPWKILVDTMDNPNLKHILLLAKDRGVPVEIFPGMTYSCCGIIKPLKGETE; via the coding sequence ATGAAGGGAACAAGTAATCATAAAGTCATGGATAAAAAAATAGCAGAACCGGTTCCGCTAGGTAGCTATTCACCGTCAGATGTTACGTTTCTGCTCAAGGATCTTAGTGATGTTTCGCTGGAGCTGGCGACGGAAGAGAGGGAGGAGGCTATTCAATCGGGTGTCCATTATTCTGAGATGCTGCCTGTTGAATATCAGCCTACTGAACAGTATATTGACTTGTTTCATGAGACGTTGCAGCAATCGGCTAAGAAGGTTGCTTTAGCTGTTGCCATTGTTTCTGAGATGATTGTCGCAAGAAGAGGGCTAAGTACTGTGCTTGTCTCTTTAGCTAGAGCAGGAACACCTATTGGTATACTGATAAAGCGCTATATAGCAGAGAGATACGAAGTAGATCTACCGCATTATAGTATTTCTATAATTCGGGGCAAAGGGATAGATGAGAATGCGATACTCTACATCCTACAGAAGCATGGACTCGATGCTGATTTGCAGTTTGTGGATGGATGGACAGGAAAAGGGGCTATCCGTGGGGTGCTGATCGATTCTTGCAACACCCTCTATGAGAAGTATGGTATTCGCTTAAATGATGATCTTGCCGTATTGGCTGACCCTGGAAACTGCGCAGGCATGTTTGGGACTAGAGAGGATTATCTCATCCCTAGCGCCTGTTTAAACTCTACCGTTTCAGGGCTGATGAGCCGAACGGTGTTACACGCTGATCTCATTGGTCCTGAGGAATTTCATGGTTCAAAGTTTTATAAGGAGTGGCTGGATGCGGACGAGTCCAATGTATTTATTGATACAATTTGCCCGTATTTCCCTTCCGTGGTAGCAGAAGCGAAGCGCGTTGCCGAACAGATGCTGGAGCATCCGCCAGAAATCACTTGGCAGGGTCTTCGTGATATTCAGAGTATTCAGGAGACTTTTGGCATAGATAACATTAATCTGATAAAGCCAGGAGTCGGTGAAACAACCCGTGTATTACTGCGCAGAGTACCTTGGAAAATTCTTGTCGATACTATGGATAATCCGAATCTAAAGCATATTCTTCTCTTAGCGAAGGACCGGGGTGTTCCTGTTGAGATCTTTCCTGGGATGACGTACTCCTGCTGCGGAATAATTAAGCCGCTGAAGGGGGAGACAGAATGA